Proteins from a single region of Nitrospira sp.:
- the greA gene encoding transcription elongation factor GreA: MPTPITKKGYEALKAELDRLRKVERPKNIEAIAEARAHGDLSENAEYDAAKERQGFIASRMAELETKIAEARVVDTTGRTTDTAVFGATVLVIEQESQSKKTYTLVGQDEADMKVNRISVQSPVGRALIGKRVGDFVEVTTPTKVMEYEVVEIKFEEL; this comes from the coding sequence ATGCCGACACCCATTACTAAAAAAGGTTATGAGGCGCTCAAGGCTGAACTTGATCGCTTACGCAAGGTCGAACGACCGAAGAATATCGAAGCGATTGCCGAAGCCCGTGCGCATGGCGATTTGAGCGAGAATGCCGAGTATGACGCGGCCAAGGAGCGGCAGGGGTTTATTGCGTCGCGTATGGCTGAGCTCGAAACCAAGATTGCTGAGGCCCGGGTGGTGGACACGACCGGTCGGACGACGGACACCGCGGTCTTTGGCGCGACGGTGCTGGTGATCGAGCAGGAATCGCAGTCGAAAAAAACGTACACGCTGGTCGGCCAGGACGAAGCCGATATGAAGGTCAACAGAATCTCCGTGCAGTCGCCGGTCGGCCGGGCGCTCATCGGGAAGCGGGTCGGAGATTTCGTCGAGGTGACGACGCCCACGAAGGTCATGGAATACGAAGTCGTGGAGATCAAGTTCGAGGAACTGTGA
- the sppA gene encoding signal peptide peptidase SppA: MDRFRQSVAGVFVVVLSALHTGCVNIQIPPPPASLEERQVSGTGKDKILLVDVSGMISSEEKSSFYTYPSMIATIKEELTRASRDESVKALVLRINTPGGTVTASDIIHHELKLFKASRKIPVIASIMDVGASGGYYIASVADRIMAHPSTVTGSIGVIMLTVNTHGLLEKVGVEATAITSGPRKDMGSPFRAMTPEERGIFQGLIDSFYQRFLTVVQEGRPNLQMEQIKKLADGRIYTGDQAKAAGLVDEIGYLEEAIEAAKKKAGLTEARVVTYHRPGDYSNNVYTKLMAPGPLASLGNLDVMSFVRGGTPQFMYLWMP, from the coding sequence ATGGATAGATTCCGCCAATCCGTCGCCGGTGTGTTCGTCGTGGTTTTGAGCGCGTTACACACGGGCTGCGTCAATATTCAGATCCCGCCTCCGCCTGCTTCGCTGGAGGAACGGCAGGTCAGCGGAACCGGCAAGGACAAGATTCTGCTCGTGGATGTGTCCGGGATGATCAGTTCGGAAGAGAAGTCGAGTTTCTATACCTATCCCAGCATGATCGCGACGATCAAGGAAGAACTGACGCGGGCGTCGCGTGATGAGTCGGTCAAGGCGCTGGTGTTGCGGATCAATACGCCTGGCGGCACGGTCACGGCATCGGATATCATTCATCATGAACTCAAACTCTTCAAGGCGTCCCGCAAGATTCCGGTCATTGCTTCGATCATGGACGTGGGGGCCTCGGGCGGCTATTACATCGCTTCAGTTGCGGACCGGATCATGGCCCATCCCTCGACGGTGACGGGGAGTATCGGCGTGATCATGCTCACGGTGAATACTCACGGACTGTTGGAGAAAGTGGGGGTAGAGGCCACCGCGATTACGTCCGGCCCCCGGAAGGATATGGGGTCACCGTTTCGCGCGATGACTCCGGAAGAGCGGGGCATTTTCCAAGGGTTGATCGATTCGTTCTATCAGCGGTTCCTGACCGTTGTGCAGGAAGGCCGGCCGAATCTTCAGATGGAGCAGATCAAGAAGCTGGCCGATGGTCGGATCTATACCGGCGATCAAGCGAAAGCGGCGGGACTGGTTGATGAGATCGGCTATCTGGAAGAAGCCATTGAAGCAGCCAAGAAGAAAGCGGGACTGACCGAGGCGAGGGTGGTGACCTATCACCGCCCGGGCGATTATTCGAACAATGTGTACACCAAGCTCATGGCTCCTGGTCCGCTGGCGTCGCTGGGCAATCTCGACGTGATGTCGTTTGTCAGAGGCGGGACGCCGCAATTCATGTATTTGTGGATGCCCTAG
- a CDS encoding M48 family metallopeptidase — protein sequence MAEQVDHNVDQFLATPVGRRAVLSLGARGVAGIYAALGACTALGLLSSLTGCYRAPGTARDQLIFFSEEKEMEFGLGAYREVLRQANLSDNAEINELVQKVGQRIAKAANKPEYQWEFAVIEDDKMVNAFCLPGGKVAIFTGILKTTKSEAGLATVMGHEVAHALQRHGVERMSRSIIDQIAQLGAIGAAAAGHAGGGAMQGLLGAYGVNVSLPFNRKQESEADFIGLRLMAAAGFDPREAVPFWERMSGCPRQMIGKVCFRSQQAVPEFLSTHPSDLTRINQIEAWLPDAMQHYHGANAPTAPPPAPYRPLIGPMPQMS from the coding sequence ATGGCAGAACAGGTTGATCATAACGTGGACCAATTTCTCGCCACCCCGGTCGGGCGTCGTGCAGTGTTGTCGCTTGGGGCGCGAGGAGTAGCCGGAATTTATGCGGCACTTGGGGCTTGCACAGCTCTGGGACTATTGTCGTCGTTGACCGGCTGTTATCGCGCTCCGGGAACCGCCCGCGATCAGCTCATTTTCTTTTCGGAAGAAAAGGAAATGGAGTTTGGTCTTGGCGCGTACCGCGAGGTGTTGCGGCAGGCGAACCTGAGTGACAATGCGGAAATCAATGAGCTGGTTCAGAAGGTGGGGCAGCGGATTGCCAAGGCGGCGAATAAGCCGGAGTATCAGTGGGAGTTTGCGGTCATCGAAGATGACAAGATGGTGAACGCGTTTTGTCTGCCCGGCGGCAAAGTCGCGATCTTTACGGGCATCCTCAAGACAACGAAGAGTGAAGCGGGATTGGCGACGGTGATGGGGCATGAGGTGGCCCATGCGCTCCAGCGGCATGGGGTCGAGCGGATGAGCCGCAGTATCATCGATCAAATTGCCCAATTGGGTGCGATCGGGGCCGCAGCGGCCGGGCATGCCGGAGGCGGAGCGATGCAGGGGTTGCTCGGAGCCTACGGCGTGAACGTCTCATTACCGTTCAACCGGAAGCAGGAGTCGGAGGCGGATTTCATCGGCCTGCGCCTGATGGCGGCGGCGGGATTTGACCCTCGTGAGGCGGTCCCATTCTGGGAGCGGATGAGCGGGTGCCCCCGGCAGATGATTGGCAAGGTGTGCTTTCGGTCGCAACAGGCGGTTCCGGAGTTTCTCTCGACGCATCCCTCGGACCTCACCCGTATCAATCAAATCGAGGCCTGGTTGCCTGACGCGATGCAACACTATCATGGGGCCAATGCCCCGACGGCCCCGCCTCCGGCACCCTACCGGCCGTTGATCGGCCCCATGCCGCAAATGAGTTAG
- a CDS encoding aspartate carbamoyltransferase catalytic subunit: MSLKHKNLLSLAPLSVEDIQLILETADSFKEVSGREIKKVPALRGRTVVNLFFEPSTRTRTSFELAAKRLSADVINFSPSSSSVVKGETLLDTARNIEAMQADIIVLRHSSAGAAETLARGVKSSVINAGDGWHEHPTQALLDLYTIRERGMAFKGLRVAIVGDVAHSRVARSNILALTKLGAEVRVVGPPTMIPLGIEKMGVRVFHHLDEGLRDVQVIMMLRLQLERQGRALFPTIREYARLYGLTSERVKMADPKAIVMHPGPINRGVEIAPEVADSLSSVILDQVANGVAVRMGVLYLMSGAN; encoded by the coding sequence ATGAGTCTCAAACATAAAAATCTGCTCAGTCTGGCACCCTTGTCGGTGGAAGATATACAGCTCATTCTTGAGACGGCCGATTCGTTCAAGGAAGTGAGCGGCCGCGAGATTAAGAAGGTGCCGGCGCTGCGCGGGCGGACGGTCGTGAATCTTTTCTTCGAGCCGAGCACGAGAACGCGCACGTCATTTGAATTAGCCGCCAAACGGCTGAGTGCCGATGTCATCAACTTTTCCCCTTCTTCGAGCAGCGTCGTCAAAGGGGAGACCCTGCTCGATACGGCGCGCAACATTGAGGCCATGCAGGCGGATATTATCGTGCTCCGCCATTCGTCGGCGGGAGCGGCTGAGACCTTGGCTCGCGGGGTGAAATCTTCGGTGATCAATGCCGGCGACGGCTGGCATGAACATCCGACCCAGGCGCTGCTCGACCTGTACACGATTCGTGAGCGAGGAATGGCGTTCAAGGGATTGCGCGTGGCCATTGTCGGGGATGTGGCGCACAGCCGGGTGGCGCGGTCCAATATTCTGGCCTTGACCAAGCTGGGCGCGGAAGTCCGTGTGGTGGGGCCGCCGACGATGATTCCTTTGGGGATTGAAAAGATGGGTGTGCGGGTCTTCCACCATCTCGACGAGGGCCTGCGGGATGTGCAGGTTATCATGATGCTGCGACTCCAGTTGGAGCGGCAGGGACGGGCGTTGTTCCCGACCATTCGTGAGTATGCGCGTCTGTACGGGCTGACGTCGGAACGCGTGAAGATGGCGGATCCGAAGGCGATTGTCATGCATCCGGGTCCGATCAATCGCGGGGTCGAGATCGCGCCGGAAGTCGCGGATAGTCTGTCATCGGTGATCTTGGATCAAGTCGCGAACGGCGTCGCTGTTCGCATGGGTGTTTTATATCTCATGTCAGGAGCGAACTAA
- the pyrR gene encoding bifunctional pyr operon transcriptional regulator/uracil phosphoribosyltransferase PyrR — translation MNREQERLIMDAGDIARALTRVAHEILERNKGVKDLALVGIRTGGVHLAHRLAKRIQEIEQAPVPIGDLDITLYRDDLSLRKEQPVLRTTSVPFDISDKIVVLVDDVLFTGRTIRAAMDGLMDLGRPAEIQLAVLVDRGHRQLPIKANYIGKNLPTSRDEQVQVLLEEAGEDDRVVILKA, via the coding sequence ATGAATCGTGAGCAAGAGCGGTTGATTATGGATGCCGGCGATATCGCTCGGGCGCTGACCCGTGTGGCGCATGAGATTCTGGAGCGGAACAAGGGCGTGAAGGATCTGGCGTTGGTCGGGATCCGCACGGGCGGAGTGCATCTGGCCCATCGGCTGGCGAAACGTATCCAGGAGATCGAGCAGGCGCCTGTGCCGATCGGGGATCTCGACATCACGCTCTATCGTGACGACTTGTCATTGCGCAAGGAGCAGCCGGTGCTGCGCACAACCTCGGTGCCGTTCGATATCTCCGACAAGATTGTCGTGTTGGTGGATGATGTGCTGTTTACGGGGCGAACGATTCGTGCCGCGATGGATGGCTTGATGGATCTGGGGCGCCCGGCTGAAATTCAATTGGCGGTCCTCGTCGACCGTGGACATCGGCAACTGCCGATCAAGGCCAATTACATCGGGAAGAATCTCCCCACGTCGCGCGACGAACAAGTGCAAGTACTGTTGGAAGAAGCAGGCGAAGATGATCGGGTGGTAATCCTGAAGGCCTGA
- a CDS encoding SAM-dependent chlorinase/fluorinase, translating into MPPALPLITLLTDFGSKDYFVASMKGVILTIHPAARIEDVSHHITPHRIDEAAYCLQACYRTFPEGTVHVVVVDPGVGSTRRPILVKTGRYYFVAPDNGVLTPVLNLEENVEIREIEHRQYQLQSPGATFHGRDVFAPAAAWLAKGTALSSFGRLVTDPVRLNWPQPKVTARTIIGEIVYIDHFGNLISNISHTQIEAGKLGRAEIRVGEHRIGNLVGSYSEGKADALHALINSNGMLELFLKERSASECLKIGVGAGVEMNG; encoded by the coding sequence GTGCCTCCGGCCCTCCCGCTCATCACCCTCCTGACCGATTTCGGCTCGAAAGACTATTTTGTGGCCAGCATGAAAGGGGTGATCCTGACGATCCACCCCGCTGCACGCATTGAGGATGTATCCCATCACATCACCCCGCATCGAATCGACGAAGCCGCCTACTGCCTCCAGGCCTGCTACCGGACATTTCCCGAAGGCACTGTGCACGTTGTTGTGGTCGATCCTGGCGTCGGCAGCACCCGACGACCGATTCTGGTCAAAACTGGGCGCTATTACTTCGTGGCACCGGACAACGGCGTGCTCACGCCGGTCTTGAATCTGGAAGAGAATGTTGAGATTCGGGAAATTGAACATCGGCAGTATCAATTGCAGTCCCCCGGAGCGACCTTCCACGGCCGGGATGTGTTTGCCCCGGCGGCAGCCTGGCTGGCCAAAGGTACGGCGCTGTCGTCGTTCGGCCGATTGGTCACTGACCCGGTCAGATTGAACTGGCCCCAACCCAAGGTGACAGCGCGAACGATTATCGGAGAGATCGTCTACATCGACCATTTCGGGAATCTGATCTCGAACATTTCCCACACTCAGATTGAAGCCGGCAAGCTCGGCAGGGCGGAGATTCGGGTGGGGGAGCATCGCATCGGGAACTTGGTGGGGAGCTATAGTGAAGGGAAGGCCGACGCTCTCCATGCTTTGATCAATAGCAATGGGATGCTGGAGCTATTTCTCAAGGAACGATCGGCAAGCGAGTGCTTGAAGATTGGCGTCGGGGCCGGCGTCGAGATGAATGGGTAA
- the carB gene encoding carbamoyl-phosphate synthase large subunit, which produces MPKRTDIKSILLIGSGPIVIGQACEFDYSGTQACKALREEGFKVILINSNPATIMTDPELADRTYIEPITLEVVEKVIERERPDALLPTMGGQTALNATMGLVKRGVLEKYGVKLIGASAEAIHKAEDREAFKQAMQRIGLKVPESGTAHNRDEAARILEKVGFPAIIRPSFTMGGTGGNIAYNREEFEKLIDWALAMSPTSQVLIERSLIGWKEYELEVMRDLKDNVVIICPIENLDPMGVHTGDSITVAPAMTLTDKEYQRMRDAALRIIREIGVDTGGSNIQFGLNPDNGEMIIIEMNPRVSRSSALASKATGFPIAKIAAKLAIGYTLDEITNDITGVTKASFEPTIDYVVVKIPRFAFQKFKGADPTLTTQMKSVGEVMAIGRTFKESLQKAIRSLELDLNGLASRVGIDRGIPAEFNRAEAVEKIRRTLKTPLPERLWYLADGMRLGLTNDELFAITKIDPWFLEQVRELIQFEQLLVGKADKAAEVLSGDLLWEAKELGFSDDRIGQLLGVEGAVVRKARMGTGKSAIPARAVTYKRVDTCAAEFEANTPYLYSTYGSECESRPSDRTKVVILGGGPNRIGQGIEFDYCCVHAAMALREEGVETIMVNCNPETVSTDYDTSDRLYFEPLTEEDVLNIIHREQPLGVVLQFGGQTPLKLALPLSKAGVKILGTSPEAIDRAEDRERFRDLLDKLGLRQAESGMARSVDEAVQIAGKITYPVMVRPSYVLGGRSMQIVYDEADLLEYMRSAVKASPKHPVLIDKYLSDAIEIDADAISDGKTVVVAGIMEHIEEAGVHSGDSACSLPPYTLDKALVREIERQMKALALELGVVGLMNAQFAVKDKTVYVLEVNPRGSRTVPFVSKAIGVPLAKLAMKVMLGKSLQDLGFTEAPQPAHLSVKEAVFPFNKFPGVDVLLGPEMKSTGEVMGIDSDFGWAFAKSQAGAGATLPQSGTAFISVKESDQLAAWGVAKRLRSLGFKIQATSGTASFLRDKGVEVETVHKVKEGRPHIVDHIKNGAVALVVNTVRTASAHTDSLSIRREALQRGVPYYTTMRGALAAVMGIEALAKKELSIRSLQEYHRAQV; this is translated from the coding sequence ATGCCGAAACGCACTGACATCAAGTCGATTCTGTTAATTGGATCCGGGCCGATCGTGATCGGCCAGGCTTGTGAGTTTGACTACTCCGGCACGCAAGCCTGCAAAGCGTTGCGGGAAGAGGGTTTCAAGGTCATCCTCATCAATAGCAACCCTGCGACGATTATGACCGATCCCGAGCTGGCCGATCGCACGTACATTGAGCCGATCACGCTGGAGGTGGTGGAAAAAGTCATTGAACGCGAGCGTCCCGATGCGCTCTTGCCGACGATGGGCGGGCAAACCGCGTTGAATGCGACGATGGGATTGGTGAAGCGAGGCGTGTTGGAGAAGTACGGCGTCAAGCTGATCGGGGCCTCGGCGGAAGCCATTCACAAGGCCGAAGATCGGGAGGCGTTCAAACAGGCGATGCAGCGGATCGGTTTGAAGGTGCCGGAGAGCGGGACGGCGCACAACCGCGATGAGGCGGCCAGGATTCTGGAGAAAGTCGGATTTCCCGCCATTATCAGGCCTTCGTTTACGATGGGCGGAACCGGCGGCAACATTGCGTATAATCGGGAGGAGTTCGAAAAGCTCATCGACTGGGCTTTGGCCATGAGCCCGACCAGTCAGGTGCTGATCGAGCGGTCGTTGATCGGCTGGAAAGAGTACGAGCTGGAGGTCATGCGGGATCTCAAGGACAACGTCGTCATCATCTGTCCGATCGAGAATCTGGACCCGATGGGTGTACACACCGGCGACAGCATCACCGTGGCGCCGGCCATGACCTTGACCGACAAGGAATATCAGCGCATGCGCGATGCGGCCTTGCGGATCATTCGCGAGATCGGCGTCGATACGGGCGGCTCGAACATTCAATTCGGTCTGAACCCCGACAACGGGGAAATGATCATCATTGAAATGAATCCGCGTGTGTCGCGGAGCTCGGCCTTGGCGTCGAAGGCCACGGGATTCCCGATTGCGAAGATCGCGGCCAAGCTGGCGATCGGCTATACGTTGGACGAGATTACGAACGACATCACCGGCGTGACCAAGGCGTCATTCGAACCCACGATCGACTATGTCGTGGTCAAGATTCCTCGCTTCGCGTTTCAGAAATTCAAAGGGGCCGATCCGACGCTCACGACGCAGATGAAGTCCGTGGGCGAAGTGATGGCGATTGGTCGGACGTTCAAGGAGTCGCTGCAAAAGGCGATTCGCTCGTTGGAGCTGGACTTGAACGGACTGGCCTCACGGGTCGGTATTGATCGGGGGATTCCTGCCGAGTTCAATCGTGCCGAGGCGGTCGAGAAGATCCGGCGTACTCTGAAAACCCCATTGCCTGAGCGGCTCTGGTATCTGGCAGACGGGATGAGGCTTGGCCTTACAAATGACGAATTGTTCGCGATTACCAAGATCGATCCCTGGTTTTTGGAGCAGGTTCGCGAGCTGATCCAGTTTGAGCAGTTGTTGGTAGGCAAGGCTGACAAAGCCGCTGAGGTTCTCTCAGGCGATCTGTTGTGGGAGGCCAAGGAGTTGGGATTCTCCGATGACCGGATCGGTCAATTGCTCGGCGTCGAGGGGGCCGTTGTTCGCAAGGCACGCATGGGAACCGGCAAGTCTGCCATACCGGCCAGGGCCGTGACGTATAAGCGTGTCGACACCTGTGCTGCGGAGTTTGAAGCCAACACACCCTATCTCTATTCGACCTACGGCAGTGAATGTGAATCGCGTCCCTCCGATCGCACCAAGGTGGTCATTCTCGGCGGCGGCCCCAACCGGATCGGGCAGGGGATCGAATTCGACTACTGCTGCGTGCATGCGGCAATGGCGTTGCGCGAAGAGGGCGTCGAAACGATTATGGTGAACTGCAATCCCGAAACAGTGAGCACCGACTATGATACGTCGGATCGTCTCTATTTTGAGCCGCTCACCGAGGAGGATGTGCTGAACATCATCCATCGGGAGCAGCCGCTCGGAGTGGTGCTGCAGTTCGGCGGGCAAACCCCGTTGAAATTGGCGTTGCCGCTGTCCAAGGCCGGGGTGAAAATTCTCGGGACCAGCCCGGAGGCGATCGATCGGGCGGAGGATCGGGAACGGTTTCGCGATTTGCTGGACAAGCTCGGATTGCGCCAGGCCGAAAGCGGCATGGCGCGCTCCGTCGATGAAGCGGTGCAGATCGCCGGGAAGATTACCTATCCCGTGATGGTGCGTCCCTCCTACGTGTTGGGCGGGCGGTCGATGCAGATTGTGTATGATGAAGCCGATTTGCTGGAGTACATGCGTTCGGCAGTGAAGGCCTCGCCTAAACATCCGGTGTTGATCGACAAGTATCTCTCGGACGCGATCGAGATCGATGCCGATGCCATTTCTGACGGGAAGACGGTAGTGGTGGCCGGCATCATGGAACATATAGAAGAAGCCGGGGTGCACTCGGGTGATTCGGCCTGTTCGCTTCCGCCGTACACCTTGGATAAGGCTCTCGTTCGAGAAATTGAACGCCAGATGAAGGCCTTGGCGTTGGAGTTAGGCGTGGTGGGTTTGATGAATGCGCAGTTCGCCGTGAAGGACAAAACGGTGTATGTGCTGGAGGTGAATCCGCGGGGCTCGCGCACGGTGCCGTTCGTCAGCAAAGCGATCGGTGTTCCGCTGGCCAAGCTGGCCATGAAAGTGATGCTGGGAAAGTCGCTCCAAGACCTGGGCTTTACCGAGGCGCCGCAGCCTGCGCACTTGTCGGTGAAGGAAGCGGTATTCCCGTTCAACAAGTTCCCTGGAGTCGATGTGTTGTTAGGACCGGAAATGAAATCGACGGGGGAAGTCATGGGCATCGACAGCGATTTCGGTTGGGCGTTTGCTAAATCCCAAGCCGGAGCCGGGGCCACCCTGCCGCAATCGGGTACTGCCTTTATCAGCGTGAAAGAATCCGATCAGTTGGCTGCGTGGGGTGTGGCAAAGCGATTGCGCAGTCTAGGGTTCAAGATTCAGGCGACCAGCGGCACGGCCAGTTTCTTAAGAGATAAAGGGGTTGAGGTGGAGACCGTCCATAAAGTAAAAGAGGGGCGCCCTCATATCGTGGATCACATTAAGAACGGGGCGGTCGCGTTAGTCGTGAATACCGTGCGTACGGCCTCCGCCCATACGGACTCACTATCAATTCGTCGGGAGGCTCTGCAGAGGGGAGTGCCCTACTATACGACGATGCGGGGAGCGCTGGCGGCGGTGATGGGCATTGAAGCCCTGGCAAAGAAAGAATTGTCGATTCGCTCTCTGCAAGAGTATCATCGAGCTCAGGTGTAA
- a CDS encoding dihydroorotase, with protein sequence MAILIKGGQVIDPGRVNGVADVLIDQGKIAAVGANLKAPAGCTVIDAKGQLVLPGFVDLHVHFREPGFEYKETIQSGSAAAVAGGFTTVCAMPNTKPVNDNQAVTEFMIDRARTAGLANVLPIGAITKGSEGKELAEIGDLHRSGCVAISDDGKPVMNSLVMRRAMEYAVAFDIPVVDHCEDLHLAEGGCMNEGLISTELGLPGIPAAAEDVMVARNLSLSELTGARLHLAHISTAGSVRMVREAKVRGIKVTAEACPHHFTLTEDVVRGYNTLAKMNPPLRTGEDVQAIKEGLRDGTIDVIATDHAPHATQEKQQDFTEAPFGIVGLETALSLTLALVDEGVLTLEQAVDKLATAPAVAFGLKKGTLAVGADADVAIVDPQEQWQVDPSKFKSKSRNTPFAGWKVKGRVRTTIVGGRVVFEATPAER encoded by the coding sequence GTGGCGATATTGATTAAGGGCGGACAGGTGATCGATCCGGGGCGCGTCAACGGTGTAGCAGATGTTTTGATCGATCAAGGAAAGATCGCGGCGGTGGGGGCAAATCTGAAGGCTCCCGCCGGTTGTACGGTCATCGATGCCAAGGGGCAGCTGGTGTTGCCTGGTTTTGTCGATTTGCATGTGCATTTCCGTGAGCCGGGGTTCGAGTATAAAGAGACGATTCAGAGCGGCAGCGCGGCGGCGGTAGCTGGCGGATTTACGACCGTCTGTGCCATGCCGAATACGAAGCCGGTGAACGACAATCAAGCAGTGACGGAGTTCATGATCGATCGGGCGCGTACGGCGGGGTTGGCGAATGTCTTGCCCATCGGAGCGATCACGAAGGGTTCAGAAGGCAAGGAGTTGGCGGAGATCGGCGATCTGCACCGGTCCGGTTGTGTCGCGATTTCAGATGACGGTAAGCCGGTCATGAACAGTCTCGTGATGCGGCGGGCGATGGAATATGCGGTGGCCTTTGACATCCCGGTAGTGGATCACTGCGAGGATCTGCATCTGGCCGAGGGCGGCTGCATGAATGAGGGGTTGATCTCCACCGAGTTGGGCTTGCCCGGGATTCCAGCCGCCGCGGAAGACGTGATGGTCGCACGCAATCTGTCCTTGTCGGAACTCACCGGGGCACGCTTGCATCTGGCCCATATCAGCACGGCCGGGTCGGTGCGGATGGTGCGCGAAGCGAAAGTGCGCGGGATCAAGGTGACGGCAGAGGCCTGCCCCCACCATTTCACGCTCACGGAAGATGTGGTGCGCGGCTACAACACGCTGGCGAAAATGAATCCTCCGCTCAGAACCGGCGAGGATGTGCAGGCGATTAAAGAAGGGTTACGGGACGGGACGATCGACGTCATCGCTACCGATCATGCGCCGCATGCCACGCAGGAAAAACAGCAGGACTTTACTGAAGCCCCATTCGGCATTGTCGGCTTGGAAACGGCGCTCTCGTTGACGCTGGCCTTGGTGGATGAAGGCGTACTGACGCTGGAGCAGGCGGTTGATAAGCTGGCGACCGCTCCGGCTGTGGCGTTCGGGCTCAAGAAAGGCACGCTGGCCGTCGGGGCCGATGCGGATGTGGCGATCGTCGATCCTCAGGAGCAGTGGCAGGTCGATCCCAGCAAGTTCAAGTCGAAGAGCCGGAACACGCCGTTTGCCGGATGGAAGGTGAAGGGGCGGGTCAGAACGACGATCGTCGGCGGGCGGGTGGTGTTTGAAGCGACTCCAGCGGAGCGGTAG
- the carA gene encoding glutamine-hydrolyzing carbamoyl-phosphate synthase small subunit has protein sequence MKKALLALADGTIFAGRALGYEGEAIGEVVFNTAMTGYQEVLTDPSYKGQIITMTCPHIGNYGVTPEDTESRKVWAEGFVVMEASRLVSNWRGKDCIQDYLTKAKIVAIEGLDTRALTRHLREKGSQQAVITHVDANRESVVKKAKQAPSILGRDLVAEVTSKRSYEWDKSSGEWMPDVVPARARSDRRKPWRVVAYDFGVKENILRRLVDVGCHVTVVPASTSAAEVQALKPDGVFLSNGPGDPEGVPYAMEAVRALIGRYPIFGICLGHQIIGLALGFKTYKLKFGHHGSNHPVIDIRTRKVEITSQNHNFAVQSPTPIAGVPDRPMTIETKLGKVSITHLSLNDQSIEGMVCLDHPVFSVQYHPEASPGPHDSAYLFEEFVQLMEKHHG, from the coding sequence ATGAAGAAAGCGTTGTTGGCATTGGCCGATGGAACGATTTTCGCGGGGCGCGCTCTTGGCTATGAGGGAGAGGCCATCGGGGAAGTCGTGTTCAATACGGCCATGACCGGGTATCAAGAGGTGCTGACCGATCCTTCTTATAAAGGACAGATCATTACGATGACCTGTCCCCATATCGGAAACTACGGGGTGACGCCGGAGGATACCGAGTCGCGGAAAGTCTGGGCCGAGGGATTCGTGGTAATGGAGGCCAGCCGGCTGGTGAGCAATTGGCGAGGGAAAGACTGTATTCAGGATTATCTGACCAAGGCCAAGATCGTCGCGATCGAGGGGTTGGATACGCGTGCGCTGACGCGTCATCTCCGGGAGAAGGGCTCGCAACAGGCGGTGATTACGCATGTCGACGCGAATCGAGAATCTGTCGTCAAGAAGGCCAAGCAGGCGCCGAGCATTCTCGGCCGCGATCTCGTCGCCGAGGTCACCTCGAAGCGTTCCTATGAATGGGACAAGAGTTCGGGGGAATGGATGCCGGATGTGGTGCCGGCGCGGGCGCGATCCGATCGACGAAAGCCCTGGCGGGTCGTGGCCTATGATTTCGGCGTGAAGGAAAATATCCTGCGACGGCTGGTCGATGTGGGCTGCCATGTGACGGTGGTGCCGGCGTCGACGTCGGCTGCCGAGGTGCAGGCATTGAAGCCGGACGGGGTGTTTCTCTCGAACGGTCCGGGCGATCCCGAGGGTGTGCCCTATGCGATGGAAGCGGTGCGTGCGTTGATCGGTCGTTATCCGATCTTCGGCATTTGCCTGGGCCATCAGATCATCGGATTGGCCTTAGGTTTTAAGACCTACAAGCTGAAATTCGGGCATCACGGGTCGAACCATCCGGTTATCGATATCAGGACACGCAAGGTCGAGATCACCTCGCAGAATCACAATTTCGCTGTGCAGAGCCCGACCCCGATCGCTGGCGTGCCGGATCGTCCGATGACGATCGAGACCAAGCTCGGCAAGGTGTCGATTACCCACCTGAGCCTGAACGATCAGTCGATTGAGGGGATGGTCTGCCTGGACCACCCGGTCTTTTCGGTGCAATATCATCCCGAGGCCTCGCCGGGCCCGCATGACTCGGCGTACCTGTTCGAGGAGTTTGTGCAGCTCATGGAGAAACATCATGGATAG